A genomic segment from Alteribacillus bidgolensis encodes:
- the aldA gene encoding aldehyde dehydrogenase: MKEVNALTKEYQMYIDGELVDSSNQETIEVTNPATESVISTVPKATLEDAQKAIESSEKAQKEWRKKSSSERAKYLFAICHEIRSNVDELATVISEEMGKTFDLAKVEVSVTADYFEYIAGWARKYEGEIVPSDRENENILIYKQPIGVVAGILPWNFPFFLIARKAAPALLTGNTIVLKPSSISPNNALEFAKILDEVGLPKGVINIVTGAGSVVGEELSKNPKISMISLTGSTGAGMKVMEKASQNITNVSLELGGKAPSIVMDDANIDLAVKSVVDSRVINTGQVCNCTERVYVHEGIADEFITKITKAMSEVTFGNPLENKSVDMGPLSSEDGLKNVEDMVGRAVEGGAKVLTGGKRGDDTKGYYYEPTVLVNVDNSMEIMREEIFGPVLPISSFSTLDEAIELANDCQYGLTSAIFTQDINHIMRASNELEFGETYVNRESFEAIQGFHAGWKKSGIGGADGKHGLEEFLQTHAVYIQY, encoded by the coding sequence ATGAAAGAAGTGAATGCGTTAACAAAGGAATATCAAATGTATATTGATGGCGAACTAGTTGATTCGAGTAATCAGGAAACGATTGAAGTTACGAACCCTGCAACCGAGAGCGTCATTTCTACCGTACCAAAAGCAACCCTGGAAGATGCGCAAAAGGCCATTGAGTCTTCGGAAAAAGCGCAAAAAGAATGGAGAAAAAAGTCATCCTCGGAGAGGGCGAAATATCTATTTGCGATTTGTCATGAGATTCGCAGCAATGTAGACGAGTTAGCTACTGTCATTTCAGAAGAGATGGGGAAAACATTTGATCTGGCGAAGGTAGAAGTGAGTGTGACGGCCGATTATTTTGAATACATTGCCGGATGGGCACGTAAGTATGAAGGGGAAATCGTTCCGAGTGACCGGGAAAACGAAAACATCTTAATTTACAAACAGCCGATCGGAGTAGTGGCAGGGATTTTACCGTGGAACTTTCCGTTCTTCCTCATAGCAAGAAAAGCAGCTCCGGCACTATTAACCGGAAATACGATCGTACTTAAACCGAGCAGTATTTCTCCTAATAATGCCTTGGAATTTGCGAAGATCCTTGACGAAGTAGGTTTGCCGAAAGGGGTTATCAATATCGTCACAGGAGCAGGCAGCGTAGTGGGCGAAGAACTCTCCAAAAACCCTAAAATCAGCATGATCAGTCTTACTGGAAGTACAGGTGCCGGAATGAAAGTTATGGAAAAAGCATCTCAAAATATCACGAATGTCTCGTTGGAATTGGGCGGAAAAGCACCATCAATTGTCATGGACGATGCAAATATTGATTTAGCAGTTAAATCGGTCGTAGACTCCCGTGTGATTAATACTGGACAAGTATGTAACTGTACAGAACGTGTTTACGTCCATGAAGGCATAGCGGATGAGTTCATCACAAAAATTACGAAAGCGATGTCTGAAGTGACTTTTGGTAATCCGTTAGAAAATAAAAGTGTGGATATGGGACCACTTTCCAGCGAAGACGGGTTGAAGAATGTGGAAGACATGGTAGGCCGTGCTGTTGAAGGGGGAGCCAAAGTCCTTACAGGCGGAAAGCGTGGCGACGATACAAAAGGTTATTACTATGAACCGACGGTATTAGTCAACGTCGATAACAGTATGGAAATCATGCGAGAAGAAATATTCGGACCTGTTTTACCTATTTCTTCTTTCTCAACGCTAGACGAAGCTATCGAGCTTGCGAATGATTGTCAATATGGTTTAACTTCAGCCATTTTTACACAGGACATCAACCATATAATGAGAGCTAGCAACGAATTGGAATTCGGTGAGACCTATGTCAACCGTGAAAGCTTTGAAGCGATCCAAGGGTTCCATGCGGGTTGGAAGAAATCAGGTATTGGCGGAGCCGATGGGAAACATGGACTGGAAGAATTTTTGCAAACTCATGCCGTCTATATCCAATATTAA
- the rhaM gene encoding L-rhamnose mutarotase, producing MFRKAFIMKVYPDQQQEYEKRHKEIWPEMVEELRKHGVKSYSIFLNPKTSELYGYIEIEDGQLWSEMAETEINQKWWEYMSPVMETHPDHRPVSFDLQEVFHLE from the coding sequence ATGTTCAGAAAAGCATTTATAATGAAAGTTTATCCCGACCAACAACAAGAATATGAAAAGAGACATAAAGAAATCTGGCCAGAGATGGTAGAGGAACTTCGTAAGCACGGCGTGAAAAGTTATTCTATTTTTCTCAACCCAAAGACGAGCGAACTGTATGGGTACATTGAGATTGAGGATGGGCAACTTTGGAGTGAAATGGCGGAGACAGAAATTAATCAAAAGTGGTGGGAGTATATGAGTCCCGTGATGGAAACGCATCCGGATCACCGCCCAGTGTCATTTGATTTACAAGAAGTGTTTCACCTGGAGTGA
- the rhaD gene encoding rhamnulose-1-phosphate aldolase: MNKVKMNQAILDAPFIQDMMNNTYDMWNRGWDELNGGNISCLLDEGEVSNYLNVNHVLRTIDLAFPVPELAGKFFIVTGSGKYFRHVREKPEECLGIIRVSSDGESIELLWGLRDGSSPTSELASHFMSHITRLKQNPSHKVIMHSHTTHLIAMTFNHELDEVLFTRTLWKMCTECLVVFPEGIGILPWMVPGTDEIGRKTADKMTDFRLVIWPHHGIFGAGKSLSEAFGLLETVEKAAHIYMLTSTHKGGIKQVITDQELKDLAKRFAVNPPEKYFTE, encoded by the coding sequence ATGAACAAAGTAAAAATGAATCAAGCTATCTTAGACGCACCTTTTATACAAGATATGATGAACAATACGTATGACATGTGGAATCGTGGATGGGATGAGCTGAATGGCGGAAATATCAGCTGCTTATTGGATGAAGGGGAAGTCTCCAACTACTTAAATGTGAATCATGTATTAAGAACTATTGACTTAGCTTTCCCGGTACCTGAACTTGCCGGTAAATTCTTTATAGTGACAGGGTCTGGAAAATACTTTCGACATGTTCGGGAAAAGCCGGAAGAATGTCTCGGAATTATACGTGTCAGTTCCGATGGTGAAAGTATAGAATTATTATGGGGACTGCGTGATGGATCTTCGCCTACAAGCGAACTGGCATCGCATTTCATGAGCCATATCACCCGTTTAAAACAAAATCCCTCCCATAAGGTCATCATGCATTCCCACACTACACATTTGATTGCCATGACCTTCAATCATGAACTGGATGAAGTCCTTTTTACAAGAACACTCTGGAAGATGTGCACAGAATGTCTCGTTGTCTTTCCTGAAGGGATTGGGATCCTGCCGTGGATGGTTCCAGGCACGGATGAAATCGGGAGGAAAACGGCAGATAAGATGACGGACTTCCGGCTTGTAATATGGCCACATCACGGAATTTTCGGTGCAGGTAAATCCTTATCGGAAGCATTTGGACTACTCGAAACCGTTGAAAAAGCAGCACACATCTATATGCTGACAAGTACCCACAAAGGGGGAATCAAACAAGTGATTACAGATCAGGAATTAAAGGATCTTGCTAAACGATTTGCTGTAAACCCTCCTGAAAAGTACTTCACCGAGTAA
- a CDS encoding DeoR/GlpR family DNA-binding transcription regulator, translating to MLIAERQQRIVELVNERESVRVSELSKVFSVTEETIRRDLEKLEKNKKLARSHGGAVSLQPSDSSETPYTKREIINVKEKKQIALEAVKHVNSGDKIILDASTTAWYMAKALPDEPLTVLTNSIKVALELSDKKEITVISTGGTLLSKSLSYVGPLAEASLKTYFVDKTFISCKGLHTERGMSESDEHQTIIKRTMVNCAERTYVLVDYSKFGVQDFSRIDQLDAIHRVITDHNASPSALQQLEDKGIEVTVVDTVSQQEVI from the coding sequence ATGCTAATAGCTGAAAGACAACAAAGAATAGTTGAACTTGTCAATGAACGGGAAAGTGTAAGGGTTTCGGAATTGAGTAAGGTTTTCTCCGTTACAGAGGAAACCATCCGAAGGGATTTAGAAAAGCTGGAAAAGAATAAAAAGCTGGCGAGAAGTCATGGGGGAGCCGTCAGCCTTCAACCTTCCGATTCATCAGAAACCCCTTATACCAAACGTGAAATCATAAATGTTAAAGAAAAAAAGCAGATCGCTCTGGAAGCTGTAAAGCATGTTAACTCTGGGGACAAAATCATATTAGACGCCAGCACAACAGCCTGGTACATGGCTAAAGCTTTACCTGATGAACCGCTGACCGTCCTTACCAATTCCATTAAAGTGGCTCTGGAATTGAGCGATAAGAAAGAGATTACGGTCATTTCAACTGGTGGAACATTATTGTCTAAATCGCTCTCTTATGTTGGTCCTTTAGCCGAAGCTTCTTTAAAAACGTATTTTGTAGATAAAACTTTCATTTCATGCAAAGGGCTTCATACAGAACGTGGGATGAGTGAATCGGATGAACATCAGACCATCATAAAAAGAACGATGGTAAATTGTGCAGAACGGACGTATGTTTTAGTCGATTACAGCAAATTTGGCGTTCAGGATTTCTCCCGGATCGATCAATTAGATGCCATTCACCGGGTAATTACCGATCACAATGCGTCCCCTTCCGCCCTGCAACAACTGGAAGATAAAGGTATAGAAGTCACAGTAGTCGATACAGTTTCTCAACAGGAAGTCATTTGA
- the rhaA gene encoding L-rhamnose isomerase produces the protein MTIKGNFEWAKEEYEKWGVDVEEALEKLKNVPISIHCWQGDDVGGFEVNKQELSGGIDVTGNYPGKASTPDELRSDLEMALSLIPGQHRINLHAIYGETKGEVVERDKLKPENFENWVNWAKDNRLGLDFNPTLFSHPKADDGLTLSHPDPSIRDFWIRHCIASRKIGEYFGKELGTPSVTNIWVPDGYKDIPSDRLTPRKRLKESLDEIFSDEVDEQYNVDAVESKLFGIGSEAYVVGSHEFYMGYALKNDKLCLLDTGHYHPTEVVSNKISAMLLYSDQVALHVSRPVRWDSDHVVALDDELKEIGMEIVRNDALDQVRIGLDFFDASINRVAAWTIGTRNMIKALLYGLLLPNDHLKELQEAGNFTDRLALMEEFKTYPFGAIWDYYCEEMNVPVKETWLNDVRQYEEEVLSKRS, from the coding sequence ATGACCATAAAAGGAAATTTTGAATGGGCGAAAGAAGAATATGAAAAATGGGGCGTCGATGTAGAGGAAGCCCTGGAAAAATTAAAGAACGTACCGATTTCGATTCACTGCTGGCAGGGGGATGATGTCGGAGGGTTTGAAGTGAACAAGCAGGAGCTTTCGGGAGGGATCGATGTGACAGGAAATTACCCGGGGAAAGCGTCGACCCCGGACGAACTCAGAAGTGATTTGGAGATGGCGCTTTCCCTGATTCCGGGTCAACATCGGATCAACCTTCATGCGATTTATGGAGAAACAAAAGGAGAAGTGGTTGAACGGGATAAACTGAAGCCTGAAAACTTTGAAAACTGGGTCAATTGGGCAAAAGATAATAGACTTGGCCTGGATTTCAATCCCACCCTATTCTCCCACCCGAAAGCGGATGACGGGTTAACGTTGTCCCACCCGGATCCATCTATCCGAGACTTTTGGATTCGTCACTGTATCGCCAGTCGTAAAATTGGGGAATACTTTGGAAAAGAATTAGGAACACCTTCCGTGACGAATATATGGGTTCCTGATGGGTACAAAGATATTCCGAGTGACCGTCTGACGCCCAGGAAACGATTGAAGGAGTCATTGGATGAGATTTTTTCCGATGAGGTCGATGAACAATACAATGTGGATGCTGTAGAAAGTAAGCTATTCGGAATTGGATCGGAAGCTTATGTGGTAGGTTCTCATGAATTTTATATGGGATACGCATTGAAGAACGACAAATTATGCTTACTGGATACAGGACACTATCATCCTACAGAAGTCGTATCGAATAAAATTTCGGCTATGCTATTATACAGCGACCAGGTTGCTCTTCATGTTTCAAGACCTGTAAGGTGGGATAGTGATCACGTGGTCGCCCTAGATGATGAACTGAAAGAAATCGGAATGGAGATTGTCAGGAATGATGCGTTGGATCAGGTTCGTATAGGGCTGGACTTTTTTGATGCAAGTATTAACAGAGTCGCAGCCTGGACGATTGGTACAAGGAATATGATTAAAGCTTTATTATATGGTCTGCTGCTTCCAAATGACCATTTGAAGGAATTACAGGAAGCGGGGAATTTTACGGATCGTTTAGCCTTGATGGAGGAGTTCAAGACGTATCCGTTCGGTGCCATCTGGGATTATTATTGCGAGGAAATGAATGTTCCTGTCAAAGAAACATGGTTGAATGATGTCCGGCAATATGAGGAAGAGGTTCTATCCAAGCGATCCTGA
- the rhaB gene encoding rhamnulokinase: MSKYSIAVDIGASSGRLMAGRVEEDRLTLQEIHRFGNKISKNGEFFCWDIQKIFHEIKAGIKKCRTAEIEPVSLGIDTWAVDFVLLDENDELLTDAVSYRDRRTDGMMEEVLQIVRKEALYFETGIQFQKFNTIYQLYYLKKNHPEILDKAKSFLMIPDYLNFLLTGVKANEYTNATSTQLVNAFTKQWDKELIEQLGINPSMFHEIKPPKTKLGPMRKELAEEFGFDMEVILPATHDTGSAVLSVPSANETIYLSSGTWSLIGVENRFPICVPKAMDYNFTNEGGIDYRFRFLKNIMGLWIIQEVKRNYLDHYSFADFVDLAHEAGHFTSKVEVDDQRFLKPENMVEEIRKYCAETDQVPPSTPGEVAKCVFDSLADRYKQAIRQIEEIFEKEFSTINVIGGGCQNEMLNQLIADSTGKEVLAGPVEATAIGNIVSQLLSLEELDNINQARSLIRRSFPIKQYVKVSV, translated from the coding sequence GTGAGTAAATATAGTATAGCCGTGGATATAGGAGCTTCCAGCGGCAGGTTAATGGCGGGCAGGGTGGAAGAGGACAGGTTAACCCTTCAGGAAATCCACCGTTTTGGAAATAAGATAAGCAAAAACGGAGAATTTTTCTGTTGGGATATACAGAAGATTTTTCATGAAATCAAAGCCGGGATAAAGAAGTGTCGTACAGCTGAAATAGAACCCGTAAGTCTCGGAATTGATACATGGGCTGTTGATTTTGTCCTGTTGGATGAGAATGATGAATTGTTGACGGACGCTGTCTCCTATCGTGATCGAAGGACAGACGGGATGATGGAGGAAGTCCTTCAAATTGTGAGAAAGGAAGCATTGTATTTCGAAACCGGCATCCAGTTTCAAAAGTTCAATACGATTTATCAGCTTTATTACTTGAAAAAAAATCACCCGGAAATATTGGATAAGGCAAAATCTTTTCTCATGATTCCGGATTATTTGAACTTTTTACTAACGGGTGTAAAAGCCAATGAATATACGAATGCCACATCCACCCAGTTAGTGAATGCCTTTACTAAACAGTGGGATAAGGAATTGATAGAACAGTTAGGCATTAATCCTTCCATGTTTCACGAAATTAAGCCTCCTAAAACAAAGCTTGGCCCCATGAGAAAAGAGCTTGCTGAAGAATTCGGTTTTGATATGGAGGTCATTTTACCAGCCACGCATGATACGGGGTCAGCTGTCCTGTCTGTCCCGTCTGCCAATGAGACGATTTATCTCAGCTCAGGAACGTGGTCTCTAATCGGAGTCGAAAATAGATTCCCGATTTGTGTCCCGAAGGCAATGGATTACAACTTCACGAATGAAGGGGGAATCGATTATCGTTTTCGCTTCTTAAAGAACATTATGGGGCTTTGGATCATCCAGGAGGTCAAGCGGAATTACCTTGATCACTATTCTTTCGCGGATTTTGTAGACTTGGCCCATGAGGCCGGGCATTTTACATCTAAGGTAGAGGTGGATGATCAACGCTTTTTAAAGCCTGAAAATATGGTGGAAGAAATTCGGAAATACTGTGCAGAAACAGATCAGGTCCCTCCTTCAACGCCGGGAGAAGTCGCTAAATGTGTGTTTGACAGTTTAGCAGATCGTTATAAACAAGCGATCCGGCAAATTGAGGAGATTTTCGAAAAAGAGTTCTCCACGATAAATGTCATTGGTGGTGGATGCCAGAATGAAATGCTTAATCAGCTGATTGCAGATTCGACGGGGAAAGAGGTGCTCGCCGGGCCGGTAGAGGCTACGGCAATCGGAAATATCGTTTCACAATTACTCTCCCTCGAGGAATTGGACAACATCAATCAGGCCAGAAGCCTTATTAGACGATCCTTTCCTATTAAACAATATGTAAAGGTTTCTGTATAA
- a CDS encoding AraC family transcriptional regulator, whose protein sequence is MSADILHQLLQETDEEKSLLQQSNQVKKDLYTNRGDFIIQSEKLMDLDKMIMIRKHARYADFPKHKHDYIEMNYVYSGKLEQTVGETPIRLKQGELILLNQFIEHEIKACEREDIIINFIIRPKFFEYIFTYLTTDNTENTMNDFLINSLFEHTQNGQFLYFAVSEVESIQELVKRVIREIMEPSLLSQSSIKLYMGLLMIELVKHSDKLKKLNDGNLEHQMIMKALKYIEEHYRTANLYELAKELNQTHYWLSKNIKKITNKNFKDLLQEKRLSVAMDLLKINHLSISSIVEQVGYDNISYFYRIFKKKYGVTPKQYRDQFEEI, encoded by the coding sequence TTGTCAGCGGATATCCTTCATCAGCTGCTTCAGGAAACAGATGAAGAAAAATCACTGTTGCAGCAAAGCAATCAAGTGAAAAAAGACCTCTATACAAATAGGGGGGATTTTATCATTCAAAGTGAGAAGTTGATGGATTTAGATAAAATGATCATGATCAGGAAACATGCAAGATATGCGGATTTTCCGAAGCATAAGCATGATTATATCGAGATGAATTATGTATACAGCGGCAAACTTGAGCAAACTGTAGGGGAGACCCCGATTCGGCTGAAACAAGGGGAATTGATTCTGCTCAATCAGTTTATTGAGCATGAAATAAAAGCATGTGAGCGAGAAGATATCATTATCAATTTCATCATCCGCCCCAAGTTCTTTGAATATATTTTCACCTATTTGACGACCGATAATACAGAGAATACGATGAATGATTTCCTGATAAACAGCCTATTTGAACATACGCAGAATGGACAGTTCCTTTATTTTGCCGTTTCTGAAGTGGAATCCATCCAGGAGCTCGTCAAACGGGTGATTAGGGAAATTATGGAACCGAGCCTCTTGTCTCAGTCTTCGATCAAGCTGTATATGGGTTTACTCATGATTGAGCTCGTCAAACATTCTGATAAACTGAAAAAGCTTAACGACGGGAATCTTGAACACCAGATGATCATGAAAGCCTTAAAATATATTGAAGAGCATTACCGGACGGCCAATTTATATGAACTGGCAAAAGAATTGAATCAAACTCATTATTGGCTCAGCAAAAACATTAAAAAAATCACGAACAAAAACTTTAAAGATTTATTACAGGAAAAACGATTAAGTGTAGCGATGGATCTATTAAAAATCAATCATCTGTCGATTTCCTCCATCGTGGAACAGGTAGGATATGACAACATCAGTTACTTTTACCGGATTTTCAAAAAGAAATACGGTGTAACTCCGAAACAATACCGTGACCAATTTGAAGAGATCTAG
- a CDS encoding bifunctional 4-hydroxy-2-oxoglutarate aldolase/2-dehydro-3-deoxy-phosphogluconate aldolase, which yields MINKITLFHRLVESGVVAVIRKVPEHAVEQVCESLIKGGVNALEVTVDDPNGLAAIRKLTTAFKGQAIIGAGTVLDSETAKQAIDSGAEFIVSPVLNEDVVKTTLRYGKLSVPGVMTPTEAITAYEMGVDMVKVFPASSVGASFIKNMKGPLPQIPIMTTGGVDLDNAADFIRAGAVAIGAGGNLVNHTLIAEGNFTEIEQNATSYTEAVKEARS from the coding sequence GTGATCAATAAAATTACTCTATTCCATCGTTTAGTAGAAAGCGGTGTCGTGGCTGTTATTCGTAAAGTACCGGAACATGCTGTTGAACAGGTATGTGAAAGTCTGATTAAAGGCGGTGTAAATGCACTTGAGGTAACCGTCGATGATCCGAATGGACTCGCTGCTATCCGAAAATTGACGACTGCCTTCAAAGGTCAGGCCATCATTGGAGCAGGAACTGTCCTGGATAGTGAAACGGCAAAACAGGCGATCGATAGCGGAGCTGAATTCATTGTAAGCCCAGTGTTAAACGAAGACGTTGTGAAAACGACTCTTAGATATGGCAAACTATCTGTTCCAGGGGTCATGACGCCGACGGAGGCAATTACGGCTTATGAGATGGGAGTCGACATGGTGAAAGTTTTTCCGGCCTCTTCCGTAGGGGCTTCGTTCATTAAGAACATGAAAGGACCGTTACCCCAAATCCCAATCATGACGACAGGTGGCGTTGATCTTGATAATGCGGCAGACTTTATAAGGGCTGGAGCAGTTGCTATTGGGGCAGGCGGAAACCTTGTCAATCATACTTTAATTGCAGAAGGAAATTTTACTGAAATTGAACAAAATGCTACATCCTATACCGAAGCCGTAAAAGAAGCGAGATCATAA
- a CDS encoding sugar kinase, producing the protein MLSPDDLDENYLQSAKYLHLSGITPALSESCKETVDEAIKLAKKHKKTIIFDPNIRLKLWSEEKARQVLMEIAGQVDIVLPGIEEGKLLTGSSDPEEIAEVFLNQGAKVVVVKLGSEGAYFATESEKAHVSGFQVDEVVDTAGAGDGFAAGFISGLLRGWGYAKAVKFGNRIGAYALSVEGDMEGYPFWGQVNPNQSQKKFLVRKCVR; encoded by the coding sequence TTGCTATCTCCTGATGATTTGGACGAAAACTATCTTCAATCGGCCAAATACCTTCATTTGAGCGGAATCACTCCAGCTTTAAGTGAGAGCTGTAAGGAAACAGTGGATGAAGCGATCAAGCTGGCAAAAAAGCATAAGAAGACCATTATTTTCGACCCGAATATACGTTTGAAATTGTGGTCTGAAGAAAAGGCCAGGCAAGTACTTATGGAAATTGCCGGGCAGGTGGATATTGTGTTACCAGGCATAGAAGAGGGAAAACTTCTGACGGGATCCAGTGACCCTGAAGAAATCGCCGAAGTTTTCTTAAATCAGGGAGCGAAAGTTGTCGTAGTCAAGCTTGGAAGTGAAGGAGCATATTTTGCCACAGAAAGTGAGAAGGCACATGTTTCAGGGTTCCAAGTAGACGAAGTAGTGGATACGGCTGGAGCTGGAGACGGTTTCGCAGCTGGTTTCATCTCAGGGCTATTACGTGGATGGGGCTATGCGAAAGCTGTCAAGTTCGGAAACCGAATCGGAGCTTACGCTTTATCTGTGGAAGGAGATATGGAAGGCTATCCTTTCTGGGGGCAAGTTAATCCTAACCAATCTCAGAAAAAATTTCTCGTTAGGAAGTGTGTGCGGTGA
- a CDS encoding PfkB family carbohydrate kinase, which produces MKVWFYSSRVRRPLRYVDSYRKTVGGAETNVAIALTRLGHQTGWISKLGEDEFGLYVQNVIRGEGVDTSRVVFDDQAPTAVFFKERMTNQDPNIYYYRHQQQRVCYLLMIWTKTIFNRPNTFI; this is translated from the coding sequence GTGAAAGTATGGTTCTATTCAAGCCGGGTTCGACGTCCGCTCAGATATGTAGATTCTTATAGGAAAACAGTGGGCGGGGCGGAGACGAATGTGGCTATTGCCCTGACGAGGCTCGGTCACCAGACGGGCTGGATTAGCAAACTCGGTGAGGATGAATTCGGGCTGTATGTACAGAATGTCATCCGTGGAGAAGGGGTGGACACTTCTCGCGTTGTTTTCGATGACCAGGCTCCTACGGCTGTATTTTTTAAAGAAAGAATGACCAATCAGGATCCAAACATTTACTATTATCGGCATCAACAGCAGCGAGTTTGCTATCTCCTGATGATTTGGACGAAAACTATCTTCAATCGGCCAAATACCTTCATTTGA
- the kduI gene encoding 5-dehydro-4-deoxy-D-glucuronate isomerase yields METRYATNPTDFKMYDGERIRNDFLVENLFVQGELNMVYSHYDRLITGGAVPTDKPLKLEDKETLKTEYFLERREVGFINISENAGKVTVDGESYDLNKRDCLYVGKGNKEVTVESVDASKPARFYIVSALAHTNYPTKKLAIEEATPTHLGSDAESNNRTIYKYIHGDGIQSCQLMMGMTLLAPNNMWNTMPPHVHDRRMEAYLYFDMDEESRVFHFMGKPDDTRHIVVKNEQVVLSPPWSIHSGVGTNNYTFIWAMAGENYTFDDMDHVKMEELK; encoded by the coding sequence ATGGAAACAAGATACGCAACAAATCCAACAGATTTCAAAATGTACGATGGAGAAAGAATCCGAAATGACTTCTTAGTTGAAAACCTATTCGTTCAGGGTGAACTGAACATGGTGTACTCCCACTATGATCGCTTGATCACGGGAGGAGCTGTACCAACAGACAAGCCTTTGAAGTTAGAAGATAAAGAAACGTTGAAAACTGAGTATTTCTTAGAGCGTAGAGAGGTCGGATTTATCAATATCTCGGAAAATGCCGGCAAAGTCACGGTCGATGGTGAATCGTATGATTTGAATAAGCGTGACTGCCTCTATGTCGGAAAAGGTAATAAAGAAGTAACGGTGGAGAGTGTTGATGCTTCTAAACCTGCCAGATTCTATATTGTTTCCGCTTTAGCTCATACCAACTATCCGACTAAAAAGTTAGCCATTGAAGAAGCGACGCCTACGCACCTAGGTTCAGATGCTGAATCCAACAACCGTACGATTTATAAGTACATCCATGGTGATGGTATCCAAAGTTGCCAATTGATGATGGGTATGACGCTTCTTGCTCCGAACAACATGTGGAATACGATGCCGCCGCACGTGCATGATCGCCGTATGGAAGCTTACTTATATTTCGATATGGACGAAGAATCCCGTGTATTCCATTTCATGGGCAAGCCGGATGATACCCGTCATATAGTGGTCAAAAATGAACAAGTAGTTCTTTCTCCCCCTTGGTCGATCCACTCAGGTGTTGGTACAAATAATTATACCTTTATCTGGGCCATGGCCGGAGAAAATTATACATTCGATGATATGGATCATGTGAAAATGGAAGAGCTGAAATAA
- the kduD gene encoding 2-dehydro-3-deoxy-D-gluconate 5-dehydrogenase KduD produces MESLFSLKGKVALVTGSSRGLGQGIAVGLAKAGADIIGVSSGNGKSDTKELVEGSGSKYYELTADLTDPEAAKQLASQATLLTGNVDILVNNAGIIRRNPVTEHSDEDWESVININQNSVFYLSREIGKHMLERGSGKIINIASMLSFQGGLTVPGYTASKHAVAGITKSLANEWASKGLNVNAIAPGYFATDNTAPIRENEERKSSIEARIPQGRWGTPEDLQGAAIFLASDAANYLNGHILCVDGGWMSS; encoded by the coding sequence ATAGAATCGCTTTTTTCTTTAAAAGGAAAAGTTGCATTAGTGACGGGTTCCAGCAGAGGGCTAGGACAGGGGATTGCTGTTGGTCTTGCAAAGGCTGGTGCAGACATTATTGGTGTAAGCTCTGGAAATGGTAAGTCGGACACGAAGGAGCTTGTTGAGGGTTCAGGATCGAAATATTATGAATTAACGGCAGATCTTACGGATCCTGAAGCAGCCAAACAGCTGGCTTCACAGGCTACCTTATTGACTGGAAATGTGGATATTTTAGTAAACAATGCTGGGATCATCCGGCGCAATCCTGTAACGGAGCATTCAGATGAGGATTGGGAGAGTGTCATCAACATTAACCAGAACTCCGTTTTCTATTTATCACGTGAAATCGGAAAGCATATGCTGGAGCGTGGATCTGGAAAAATCATTAACATCGCTTCCATGCTATCTTTTCAGGGAGGATTGACCGTTCCGGGATATACCGCTAGTAAACATGCTGTGGCCGGGATTACTAAATCCTTAGCCAATGAATGGGCAAGTAAAGGCTTAAATGTAAACGCTATCGCTCCAGGGTATTTTGCGACAGATAATACAGCGCCGATTCGTGAAAATGAAGAGCGTAAATCCTCTATTGAAGCAAGAATCCCTCAGGGCAGGTGGGGAACCCCGGAAGATTTACAGGGAGCGGCTATTTTCCTCGCCTCTGATGCAGCGAACTACTTGAATGGCCACATCCTTTGCGTTGATGGTGGATGGATGAGCTCTTAA